The genomic DNA CGCGGGAGATGAGGTCGCGGTATCCCTCGAACCGGCTGCTGTCGACCGGAACGAGGAACAGCGCCTCCAGTCCGCCGTCGATGTCCCGGAGGTCGCGGTCGGGGGCCCGGGCGGCCCCGGCGTCGAGTCGCCCCAGGGCGCTCGCCAGCGCGGCCGGGTCGCCGGTCAGGGCGGCGGCGGCCCGGTCGGCGGCGAACTCCCGGTACTGCGAGAGGAGCCGGAACAGGACGAGGCTGCCGACCCAGAACACGGCCGCCACGCTGACGGTCACGACGGCGGCCACGACGAGCACCACCGCCACGACCACGAACCAGTGGACGCTCCGCTTGTCGACGTGGCGCACGTCGACCGAGCCCACCGTCGAGAGCAGGCCCGCGAGGAGGTAGTAGACGACCATCACGACGAGCACGGTCAGCGTCGGGAGGAAGTTCGCGAGGGTCATCACCGCCGCGTCGCGGTTCCGGACGTGCGCGAGTTCGTGCGCCAGCACGGCGTCCCGTTCCCGGGCGTCGAGGGTGTCGAGGAGGGCCGTCGTCACCACGACCGTCGCGTCGCCGGCCCGGCGGCCGACCGCGAAGGCGTTGGGGACCCGCGAGGTCGCCACCGCCACCCGCGGGACGGGGACGTTCCCCTGGATGGCCAGCCGCGTCACGGCGGCGTGCAGCTCCGGGTGGCTCTCGGCGTCGACCTGGCGCGCGCCGAGCGAGCGGAGGGCCAGTCGGGGCGCCAGCGCGTACTGCGCGAGGAACCCGAGCGCGACACAGACCAGCACGACCGGGAGCGGCGGCCGGGTCGGCAACCGGACCGTCACCCCGGCGACGGCCGACAGCGCCGGCGGGAGCGCGGTCCCGAGCCCCCAGACGAGCACGTGGACGAACGCCACGGGAAGCGCCAGGACGAACAGCAGCGCCAGGACGGTCCGTGCGACGAGGCCCCGGTCGGCCGCCCAGCGGTCGCCGTCGTCCCCTCGCCCGGCCGATACGCGCCCGACACCCACGTTCATATCAGCGATACGTCGGGTGGGGAGAAGAACTAGTACGGCTACCGGGGGCGGGGCGGCCACGGCCTCCGCGGCCGACTCGGCAAGGCTTCTTACCGGGCCGCCCGAACGACCGGACATGGACCCGAGGGGAACACCGACGGAGGTGGTGGCGTGAGCGCGTCCGGCGCCGCGAGCGACGAGCGCGTGACCGTGAGCGACGAGGCGGTCGCTGCGCTCGTCGTGGCAGCCGAGGAGGGCGTCGCGTTCGACGGTCTCCGGGCCGTTCGCGAGGGCGACGGGGACGCGCCCTACCGCTTCGAGACACCCGACGTGACGCGCGAGGACCTCACCGAGTCGGAGTTCCGCGACGCCTGCACCAACCACCCCGAGTACGTCGACAACTGGTGGTTCTTCGAGGGTGTCGACCGGTCGCCCGCGGACCGGGCGTTCCTGCGCTGGCTGGAGAGCGGCGCGGCCGAGGACTGGGAGGTGCCGACGCGCTACGACGCGCTCCGGGAGGGTATCGTCCGGTCGTGGGGGGAGGTCGCCGTGACGGCCATGCTGGGCGCTGGCGGGCGCCGCTACGAACTCCGCCACGAGGACGAGGTCGAGACCCCACTCCCGGAGCTGGAGCGCCACGAGGACCCCCGGACGGCCCGCGACCTCGTGAAGCACGACGACCGGGGGCGCTATCGCCCGCTCAAGACCGCGCCGACGCTCCCGACGGGCTGGGCGTTTGTCGGCCTCGACGGCCGGGACTGCACCCGTGCGCTCGACCTGATCTACCCCGCGACGGTCGCCAACTGGCACCTCGAACGCGAGGGCGACCTGGACGTGGACCACTGGCGCCCGACGATGGAACGCCAGACGGGCATCTACGGCGTCGTGGAAACCTGGGACCGCGGCGAGGGGCACGAGCACGTCGAGTGGGTCGCGGAGGCCTGCTGTGACGACTCGCAGTGTCTCAAGCGCCGCGAGTGGCAGTACGACGACGAGACCGAGCTCGATGCCGACGGCGGCGACGGGGTGTTCCCCTGCCGGGAGCCCTGCTCGCTGGTCGTCTCGGCCGCGCGCAGGTGGACCCGACTGGAGGGCGAAGCGTCCCGGACCTACGAGTTCGACCTCACGCCGAGCGAGAAGGAACAGGTCGAGGCCATCATCGAGGCCGTCGCGGACGGCCGGGTCGACGAGATCCGCGAGGCCGACACCTCCGAGGGGGCCAACCGCTACCGGACGCGGTTCCTCCGCGCGAAACGGTTCGACGACGAGGGGAACCTCTGCGGCGTGCCGACCGACCCGGACGGGGACCAGGCGGCCGACGGTGAGCACTGACCGGCGCCGGTCGTCACCTCGCCCTCCCCGGGCGGCGAGTCACGAGAGCAGCAGGTAGCCCGCCGCCAGCACCGCGGCCACGACCGCCAGCCCGCCCAGCGAGAGGTCGGGGGCGCCGGCCGGGAGGACCGCCGCCACGGCCAGGCCGACCGCGACCAGCCCCAGCACCACCGCCGGAAGGAGCCGGAGGGTTCTGCTCCGTGCCAGCGGCGAGGGGCCGCCGGCCGCGCCCGGCGGATTCCTGTCTCCGCCCGGCGTGGTCGTGACCGCCCCGCCGCCGGAGCCACCGCGCGGCTCGGCGAGGTCCGGGTCGACGGCGACGGGCTCGTGGCTGCTGAGGTCGACCGTCAGGTCGACGAACCGGGTCTCCTGCCCGTAGGCGATGGCCACCTTCAGTCTCCCGGGGATCGGGGCGTAGTCGCCGTCGCTCGGCTCGACGATGTCGACCCTGACACGACGGGTGCTCTCGCTCGGAACGTGATGGTTGGCGTTCGAGAGCCGCGCAACGCCCGAGAGCGCGTCGTCGAGGTGGAGGTGGACGTGCGTGGCCATGCCGTGGTTCCGCAGGTCCACGACGAACGACCGGTCGACCGTCACCGACTCCGGGACCGCCAGTGATCGGGCGCCGTCCCGGTTGATGTCGACAACGAGCCGGTCCGTCGCGTCAGTCACGGGGAGTGAGACACCCCGCCACGAGGAAAAGCTGTCGACGGTTCAGGTCCTCAGGCGGCCGCCTCGTCCCGCATGTCCGGCGGCAGCAGGTTCGGGATGCCGTCCTCGATGGGGTACTCCTCGCCACACTCGGTACAGACGAGTCGGCCCTCGAGAATCTCGTCGTCCTCGTCGCGCCGGATGACCTCCAGCTCGAGGTCGTGCTTGTCCAGGGGACAGCAGATGATGTCCATCAGGTCCTCCTTCATGTGCCGGCCTTCGAGCGACCGTGGCAAAAGGGTGCCGTTCGCGGGCATCAACTGGTCGCGTTGCGGGCCGACGGGTACCACGTCGGCGCGGTGGGCGCCTCGCCCGGGTCAGGGTCGACCAGGAAGTACCGGTCGATGTAGGCCACGCTCCCCGGGGAGCCGTCGACGCGCGAGGAGTAGGCCACCCGGAGTTCGCGCATCAGTCCTCGCCGGGAGACCGTCGCGCGGACGGAGACGGCCTGGTTGGGCCGCCAGTCGTCGGCGACACCGGGCGCCACGCTCGTCGTGCCCGAGAGTTCAACGGTCCCTGGCCGGGGCCCCGCCGTGACGTTCCGTGTCGCGAGGTCCAGCAACCGTGCCGGCCCCCGTGCCCGGTGACGTGGCGGCGGGACGACCGTCACGCGCCGGGTCACGATCCGTCCATCCTCCGTCTCCGAGCGGGCGATGATCGGTCCCGACTCGGGCGCCCACCAGACCGTCCGTGCCACCGTCTCCGTCCCGTCGCGGTCCCAGTCACGCCGGACCTCCGCCACCGTCAGGACCCCGTCCGGGCCCGCTCGCCGGAGTCGCTGGTAGCGGTAGACCGGCGGCCCCCGCGCCGGGCGGACCTCCAGCGTGACCAGCCGCCCGTAGCGGTTGGCCGCGAGGACACTCCGGTGGGCCTGACCCAGCGCGCCGTGGTCCACGACGCCGCCGGCCGTGATGCCGGGGGCGAGCGTCGACGGCGTCGACGACAGCGTCGGGACCGGCGCCGGCGAGTACGTCGGCGTCTCCGTCCCCGGCCCGGCCGCGGCTCCCGGGAGTCCGACCTGGCAGCCGGCGGTGACGACCAGTAACACGACGGCCAGGGTGGTGTGTCGCACGTTCTCACACTCTCGTCCGGGCACCTATCAGCGTTCCCCCACCGCCGTGGCCCCGGACACGCAATGGCCTTAACACCGGGCGCCGCAATGGAGGGTCGTGATTCGGAACCTCGCGCAAGGCCAGCGGAGTTTCACCAGCAACACGTTCCTGGTGGCTGGCGCGGACGTGATGAGCGACGGGGCCGACCCGGAGGCCACACCACTCGACCCCGACGAGGGCCGGACCGTCGTCGTCGATACGGGCAACGAGTTCGACATCGTGCCCGTCATCGAGCGCTACGTCGAGGACATCGATGCGGTCGTCCTGACCCACACCCACCCGGACCACGTGGGCAACACCGCCGAGGTGGTCGA from Haloglomus litoreum includes the following:
- a CDS encoding methytransferase partner Trm112 — protein: MKEDLMDIICCPLDKHDLELEVIRRDEDDEILEGRLVCTECGEEYPIEDGIPNLLPPDMRDEAAA
- a CDS encoding DUF7524 family protein; its protein translation is MTDATDRLVVDINRDGARSLAVPESVTVDRSFVVDLRNHGMATHVHLHLDDALSGVARLSNANHHVPSESTRRVRVDIVEPSDGDYAPIPGRLKVAIAYGQETRFVDLTVDLSSHEPVAVDPDLAEPRGGSGGGAVTTTPGGDRNPPGAAGGPSPLARSRTLRLLPAVVLGLVAVGLAVAAVLPAGAPDLSLGGLAVVAAVLAAGYLLLS
- a CDS encoding M48 family metalloprotease — protein: MNVGVGRVSAGRGDDGDRWAADRGLVARTVLALLFVLALPVAFVHVLVWGLGTALPPALSAVAGVTVRLPTRPPLPVVLVCVALGFLAQYALAPRLALRSLGARQVDAESHPELHAAVTRLAIQGNVPVPRVAVATSRVPNAFAVGRRAGDATVVVTTALLDTLDARERDAVLAHELAHVRNRDAAVMTLANFLPTLTVLVVMVVYYLLAGLLSTVGSVDVRHVDKRSVHWFVVVAVVLVVAAVVTVSVAAVFWVGSLVLFRLLSQYREFAADRAAAALTGDPAALASALGRLDAGAARAPDRDLRDIDGGLEALFLVPVDSSRFEGYRDLISRDVFPATHPPTAERIARLEALAASLER
- a CDS encoding DR2241 family protein — its product is MSASGAASDERVTVSDEAVAALVVAAEEGVAFDGLRAVREGDGDAPYRFETPDVTREDLTESEFRDACTNHPEYVDNWWFFEGVDRSPADRAFLRWLESGAAEDWEVPTRYDALREGIVRSWGEVAVTAMLGAGGRRYELRHEDEVETPLPELERHEDPRTARDLVKHDDRGRYRPLKTAPTLPTGWAFVGLDGRDCTRALDLIYPATVANWHLEREGDLDVDHWRPTMERQTGIYGVVETWDRGEGHEHVEWVAEACCDDSQCLKRREWQYDDETELDADGGDGVFPCREPCSLVVSAARRWTRLEGEASRTYEFDLTPSEKEQVEAIIEAVADGRVDEIREADTSEGANRYRTRFLRAKRFDDEGNLCGVPTDPDGDQAADGEH